The Dissulfurirhabdus thermomarina DNA window CAACCAGCTCCGGCTCCTCGAGGCCCGGGGCTGCCGCCCGCGGGTCTTCCCGGCGGGCACCCCGCCGGAGGACCTCCTGGCGGCGGAGCCCGACGGGATCTTCGTCTCCAACGGCCCCGGCGACCCGGCGGCCCTCACCGGCGTGGTCCGGACGGTGCGGGCCCTCCTCGGCCGCCGCCCCGTCTTCGGCATCTGCCTCGGGCACCAGATCCTCGGCCAGGCCCTCGGCGGCCGCACCTACAAGCTCAAGTTCGGCCACCGGGGCGGCAACCAGCCCGTGAAGAACCTCCGAACGGGGCGCGTGGAGATCACCAGCCAGAACCACGGCTTCGCCGTGGACGCCGACTCGCTCCCCGCCGAGGTGGAAGTCACCCACGTGAACCTGAACGACCAGACCGTGGAAGGCATCCGGCACCCCTCCCTGGCCGCCTTCTCCGTCCAGTACCACCCCGAGAACGCCCCCGGTCCCCACGACGCCGAGTACCTCTTCGACGACTTCGTGGCGCTCATGCGGGAGGTCCCGAAAGGATAGCCGCGCCGGCCATGCCGAAACGCACCGACCTCGAAAAGATCCTCATCATCGGCTCGGGCCCCATCGTCATCGGCCAGGCCTGCGAGTTCGACTACTCCGGCACCCAGGCCTGCAAGGCCCTCAAGGAGGAAGGCTACGAGGTGGTCCTGGTCAACTCCAACCCGGCCACCATCATGACCGACCCCGAGACCGCGGATCGCACCTACGTGGAACCCATCACGCCGCCCGTGGTGGCCCGCATCCTCGAGAAGGAACGCCCCCAGGCCCTGCTGCCCACCCTGGGCGGCCAGACCGGCCTCAACACCGCCGTGGAACTGGCGGACTCCGGCGTCCTCGAACGGTTGGGCGTGGAGATGATCGGCGCCTCCTCCGAGGTCATCCACAAGGCGGAAGACCGGGAGCGATTCCGGGCCGCCATGGAACGCATCGGGCTCCGCATCCCCCGAAGCGCCATCGTCCGCTCCATGGACGAGGCCCGGGCCGCGGCGGCCGAGGTGGGCTACCCCCTCATCGTCCGGCCCAGCTTCACCCTGGGGGGCACGGGGGGCGGCGTGGTCTACAACCGCGAAGACCTCGAGGAGATCGCCGCCCGGGGCCTCGAGCTCAGCCTCATCCACGAGGTGATGCTGGAGGAATCCGTCATCGGGTGGAAGGAATTCGAGCTGGAGGTGATGCGCGACGCCAAGGACAACGTGGTCATCGTCTGCAGCATCGAGAACCTCGACCCCATGGGCGTCCACACGGGCGACAGCATCACCGTGGCCCCGGCCCAGACCCTCTCGGACCGCGAGTACCAGGCCATGCGCGACGCGGCGCTGGCCATCATCCGGGAGATCGGGGTGGAGACGGGCGGTTCCAACATCCAGTTCGCCGTGAACCCCGAAAACGGCGAGATGGTGGTCATCGAGATGAACCCGCGGGTCTCCCGGTCCTCGGCCCTGGCCTCCAAGGCCACCGGCTTCCCCATCGCCAAGATCGCGGCCAAGCTCGCCGTGGGCTACACCCTGGACGAGATCCCCAACGACATCACCCGGGAGACCATGGCCTCCTTCGAGCCCACCATCGACTACTGCGTGGTGAAGATCCCCCGGTGGACCTTCGAGAAGTTCCCCGAGACCGAGGACGTCCTCACCACGGCCATGAAGAGCGTGGGGGAGACCATGGCCATCGGGCGGACCTTCCGCGAGGCGCTCCAGAAAGGGCTCCGTTCCCTGGAGATCGGCCGCGCCGGGCTCGGCTTCGACGGCCGGGACCCCTGGGAGATGGACGGCCGCGTCCCCGACCGCGACGAGATCGCCCGGCGGCTTCGGACCCCGAACTCCCAGCGGATCTTCTACCTCCCCCTGGCCCTGGAACAGGGCTTCTCCATCGAGGAGATCCGGGAGCTGACCGGCATCGACCCCTGGTTCCTCCACCAGATCGACCGGATCCGCGAGGAGGGGGCGCGGCTGCGCGCCGAGACCCCGGAGACCCTCCCCAAGCGGCTCCCCCACTACAAGCGGGAGGGCTTCTCGGACCGGCAGGTGGCCCACTGCACGGGGCTCTCCGAGGCGGAGGTCCGCGAGCTGCGCCAGGCGGCCGGGCTGCGCCCCGTCTACAAGCTGGTGGACACCTGCGCCGCCGAGTTCGAGGCCTACACGCCCTATTACTATTCCACCTACGAGGCCGAGGACGAGGCCCGCCCCTCCGACCGCCGAAAAGTCATGATCCTCGGCGGCGGGCCCAACCGCATCGGCCAGGGCATCGAGTTCGACTACTGCTGCGTCCACGCGGCCTTCGCCCTCCGGGAGGAAGGCTTCGAGAGCATCATGGTGAACTCCAACCCGGAGACGGTCTCCACCGACTACGACACCTCCGACAAGCTCTACTTCGAGCCCCTCACCCTGGAGGACGTCCTGCACATCGTGGAGACGGAGCGGCCCGAGGGCGTCATCGTCCAGTTCGGCGGCCAGACCCCCTTGAACCTCGCCGTGGCCCTCGAGGCGGCGGGCGTCCCCATCCTGGGGACGAGCCCCGCCAGCATCGACCGGGCCGAGGACCGGAAGAGCTTCCAGGCCATGCTCCACAAGCTGGACCTCGTCCAGCCCGCCAACGGCACCGCCACCACCCTCGAGGGCGCCCTGGCCGTGGCGGCGGAGATCGGCTACCCG harbors:
- the carB gene encoding carbamoyl-phosphate synthase large subunit, with the protein product MPKRTDLEKILIIGSGPIVIGQACEFDYSGTQACKALKEEGYEVVLVNSNPATIMTDPETADRTYVEPITPPVVARILEKERPQALLPTLGGQTGLNTAVELADSGVLERLGVEMIGASSEVIHKAEDRERFRAAMERIGLRIPRSAIVRSMDEARAAAAEVGYPLIVRPSFTLGGTGGGVVYNREDLEEIAARGLELSLIHEVMLEESVIGWKEFELEVMRDAKDNVVIVCSIENLDPMGVHTGDSITVAPAQTLSDREYQAMRDAALAIIREIGVETGGSNIQFAVNPENGEMVVIEMNPRVSRSSALASKATGFPIAKIAAKLAVGYTLDEIPNDITRETMASFEPTIDYCVVKIPRWTFEKFPETEDVLTTAMKSVGETMAIGRTFREALQKGLRSLEIGRAGLGFDGRDPWEMDGRVPDRDEIARRLRTPNSQRIFYLPLALEQGFSIEEIRELTGIDPWFLHQIDRIREEGARLRAETPETLPKRLPHYKREGFSDRQVAHCTGLSEAEVRELRQAAGLRPVYKLVDTCAAEFEAYTPYYYSTYEAEDEARPSDRRKVMILGGGPNRIGQGIEFDYCCVHAAFALREEGFESIMVNSNPETVSTDYDTSDKLYFEPLTLEDVLHIVETERPEGVIVQFGGQTPLNLAVALEAAGVPILGTSPASIDRAEDRKSFQAMLHKLDLVQPANGTATTLEGALAVAAEIGYPVVVRPSYVLGGRAMRIVYDEGQLRAFMREAVQAAEGHPILVDQFLQDAIEVDVDAVSDGRRTLIAGIMEHIEEAGIHSGDSACVLPPRTLGEEILRQIAAATRSMAAELGVVGLMNVQYAVKDGRLYVLEVNPRASRTVPFVSKATGIPWAKVATRVMVGRTLDALGLTEERIPGHTAVKESVFPFRRFPGVDTVLGPEMKSTGEVMGLDGPFGLAFAKSQLAAGLDLPTGGTAFLSIKRGDKEPFLPVARALLEAGFHLIATHGTALYLSEHGIPAERVLKVSEGRPNVLDKMKNGEVQLVINTPSGRRTRSDAYYIRRAALELDIPYFTTVAGARAAAEAIAALRRTPLEVRSLQEYYEAGTVRAPYAA